In the genome of Tripterygium wilfordii isolate XIE 37 chromosome 19, ASM1340144v1, whole genome shotgun sequence, one region contains:
- the LOC119985959 gene encoding cold-responsive protein kinase 1-like isoform X3 has product MPWFFYSLNHLSDETRLGTVNAKSSQHISSSFILFYIQRKGRDFQSLLFSGGINNFSFRKKRASSAVQTPEIDDEVSGIQNTFMYPYRELRMATENFSTANKIGEGGFGSVYKGRLRDGTMAAIKVLSAESNQGVREFLTEINLIAEIEHDNLVKLHGCCVEGHHRILVYGYLENNSLAQTLLGGSSSSIQFNWQMRTRICIGVAQGLAFLHEEVQPHIVHRDIKASNILLDRDLRPKISDFGLAKLFPSNQTHISTQVAGTAGYLAPEYAIRGQLTRKADIYSYGVLLLEIISGRSNTNRRLPPEEQYLLERSNMPLRGPSH; this is encoded by the exons atgcCATGGTTTTTTTATTCCCTCAATCATCTTTCAGACGAGACTAGACTTGGTACTGTAAACGCCAAGTCCAGCCAACACATCTCCTCTTCCTTCATTCTTTTTTATATCCAAAGGAAAGGAAGAGACTTTCAATCTCTGCTATTCTCAGGTGGCATCAACAACTTCAG TTTCAGAAAGAAGCGAGCCTCCTCAGCTGTACAAACGCCAGAAATTGATGATG AGGTTTCGGGCATTCAGAATACCTTCATGTACCCATACAGAGAACTGCGAATGGCAACTGAAAACTTCAGTACAGCAAATAAAATTGGAGAGGGAGGTTTTGGTTCTGTCTACAAG GGAAGGCTTAGAGATGGCACGATGGCTGCTATAAAGGTTCTATCAGCTGAATCAAATCAAGGGGTGAGAGAGTTTTTGACAGAGATAAATCTGATTGCTGAGATAGAGCATGATAACCTTGTTAAGCTGCATGGCTGTTGTGTGGAAGGACACCATAGAATCCTGGTCTATGGCTATCTCGAGAATAACAGCCTTGCACAAACTCTTCTCG GtggaagcagcagcagcatccAATTCAATTGGCAGATGCGAACTAGAATTTGTATCGGCGTTGCACAGGGGCTTGCTTTCCTTCATGAGGAGGTTCAACCACATATTGTTCATAGAGACATCAAAGCAAGCAATATCCTTCTTGATAGAGACCTCAGGCCAAAAATTTCAGATTTTGGTCTAGCTAAGCTTTTTCCTTCCAACCAGACCCATATAAGTACACAAGTGGCTGGAACTGC AGGTTACCTGGCACCTGAGTATGCAATACGAGGTCAGTTGACTAGAAAAGCAGATATTTACAGTTATGGTGTTCTGCTCCTGGAAATCATTAGTGGGAGATCCAACACAAACAGGCGGCTACCTCCAGAAGAACAATATCTTCTTGAAAGG TCAAACATGCCGCTGAGAGGACCATCCCATTGA
- the LOC119985959 gene encoding cold-responsive protein kinase 1-like isoform X1: MPWFFYSLNHLSDETRLGTVNAKSSQHISSSFILFYIQRKGRDFQSLLFSGGINNFSFRKKRASSAVQTPEIDDEVSGIQNTFMYPYRELRMATENFSTANKIGEGGFGSVYKGRLRDGTMAAIKVLSAESNQGVREFLTEINLIAEIEHDNLVKLHGCCVEGHHRILVYGYLENNSLAQTLLGGSSSSIQFNWQMRTRICIGVAQGLAFLHEEVQPHIVHRDIKASNILLDRDLRPKISDFGLAKLFPSNQTHISTQVAGTAGYLAPEYAIRGQLTRKADIYSYGVLLLEIISGRSNTNRRLPPEEQYLLERAWKLYEKGELASLVDTLMNGSYDVEEVCRYMKIGLCCTQDKPKLRPSMSKVVQMLMGEIDVNDTKISRPGLLYELMGIKDKKGHRNSSDTMNTTFSESSGSGKPEASFSSSGMTTSYAAMTFNSIYDRSN, from the exons atgcCATGGTTTTTTTATTCCCTCAATCATCTTTCAGACGAGACTAGACTTGGTACTGTAAACGCCAAGTCCAGCCAACACATCTCCTCTTCCTTCATTCTTTTTTATATCCAAAGGAAAGGAAGAGACTTTCAATCTCTGCTATTCTCAGGTGGCATCAACAACTTCAG TTTCAGAAAGAAGCGAGCCTCCTCAGCTGTACAAACGCCAGAAATTGATGATG AGGTTTCGGGCATTCAGAATACCTTCATGTACCCATACAGAGAACTGCGAATGGCAACTGAAAACTTCAGTACAGCAAATAAAATTGGAGAGGGAGGTTTTGGTTCTGTCTACAAG GGAAGGCTTAGAGATGGCACGATGGCTGCTATAAAGGTTCTATCAGCTGAATCAAATCAAGGGGTGAGAGAGTTTTTGACAGAGATAAATCTGATTGCTGAGATAGAGCATGATAACCTTGTTAAGCTGCATGGCTGTTGTGTGGAAGGACACCATAGAATCCTGGTCTATGGCTATCTCGAGAATAACAGCCTTGCACAAACTCTTCTCG GtggaagcagcagcagcatccAATTCAATTGGCAGATGCGAACTAGAATTTGTATCGGCGTTGCACAGGGGCTTGCTTTCCTTCATGAGGAGGTTCAACCACATATTGTTCATAGAGACATCAAAGCAAGCAATATCCTTCTTGATAGAGACCTCAGGCCAAAAATTTCAGATTTTGGTCTAGCTAAGCTTTTTCCTTCCAACCAGACCCATATAAGTACACAAGTGGCTGGAACTGC AGGTTACCTGGCACCTGAGTATGCAATACGAGGTCAGTTGACTAGAAAAGCAGATATTTACAGTTATGGTGTTCTGCTCCTGGAAATCATTAGTGGGAGATCCAACACAAACAGGCGGCTACCTCCAGAAGAACAATATCTTCTTGAAAGG GCATGGAAGCTCTATGAAAAGGGGGAGCTTGCGAGTTTAGTGGACACATTGATGAACGGGTCCTACGATGTTGAAGAGGTGTGCAGATACATGAAGATTGGTCTCTGTTGCACCCAAGACAAGCCGAAGCTCCGACCATCCATGTCTAAGGTGGTTCAGATGCTAATGGGCGAAATAGATGTGAATGACACGAAGATCTCGAGACCAGGCCTCCTTTATGAGTTGATGGGTatcaaagataagaaaggaCATAGAAATAGTTCTGACACAATGAACACAACTTTCTCAGAATCTTCAGGATCAGGCAAACCAGAAGCTTCATTCTCGTCGTCTGGAATGACCACCTCATATGCTGCCATGACCTTCAATTCAATATACGATCGAAGCAATTAA
- the LOC119985959 gene encoding cold-responsive protein kinase 1-like isoform X2 has translation MTCFPFSFRKKRASSAVQTPEIDDEVSGIQNTFMYPYRELRMATENFSTANKIGEGGFGSVYKGRLRDGTMAAIKVLSAESNQGVREFLTEINLIAEIEHDNLVKLHGCCVEGHHRILVYGYLENNSLAQTLLGGSSSSIQFNWQMRTRICIGVAQGLAFLHEEVQPHIVHRDIKASNILLDRDLRPKISDFGLAKLFPSNQTHISTQVAGTAGYLAPEYAIRGQLTRKADIYSYGVLLLEIISGRSNTNRRLPPEEQYLLERAWKLYEKGELASLVDTLMNGSYDVEEVCRYMKIGLCCTQDKPKLRPSMSKVVQMLMGEIDVNDTKISRPGLLYELMGIKDKKGHRNSSDTMNTTFSESSGSGKPEASFSSSGMTTSYAAMTFNSIYDRSN, from the exons ATGACTTGTTTTCCTTTTAGTTTCAGAAAGAAGCGAGCCTCCTCAGCTGTACAAACGCCAGAAATTGATGATG AGGTTTCGGGCATTCAGAATACCTTCATGTACCCATACAGAGAACTGCGAATGGCAACTGAAAACTTCAGTACAGCAAATAAAATTGGAGAGGGAGGTTTTGGTTCTGTCTACAAG GGAAGGCTTAGAGATGGCACGATGGCTGCTATAAAGGTTCTATCAGCTGAATCAAATCAAGGGGTGAGAGAGTTTTTGACAGAGATAAATCTGATTGCTGAGATAGAGCATGATAACCTTGTTAAGCTGCATGGCTGTTGTGTGGAAGGACACCATAGAATCCTGGTCTATGGCTATCTCGAGAATAACAGCCTTGCACAAACTCTTCTCG GtggaagcagcagcagcatccAATTCAATTGGCAGATGCGAACTAGAATTTGTATCGGCGTTGCACAGGGGCTTGCTTTCCTTCATGAGGAGGTTCAACCACATATTGTTCATAGAGACATCAAAGCAAGCAATATCCTTCTTGATAGAGACCTCAGGCCAAAAATTTCAGATTTTGGTCTAGCTAAGCTTTTTCCTTCCAACCAGACCCATATAAGTACACAAGTGGCTGGAACTGC AGGTTACCTGGCACCTGAGTATGCAATACGAGGTCAGTTGACTAGAAAAGCAGATATTTACAGTTATGGTGTTCTGCTCCTGGAAATCATTAGTGGGAGATCCAACACAAACAGGCGGCTACCTCCAGAAGAACAATATCTTCTTGAAAGG GCATGGAAGCTCTATGAAAAGGGGGAGCTTGCGAGTTTAGTGGACACATTGATGAACGGGTCCTACGATGTTGAAGAGGTGTGCAGATACATGAAGATTGGTCTCTGTTGCACCCAAGACAAGCCGAAGCTCCGACCATCCATGTCTAAGGTGGTTCAGATGCTAATGGGCGAAATAGATGTGAATGACACGAAGATCTCGAGACCAGGCCTCCTTTATGAGTTGATGGGTatcaaagataagaaaggaCATAGAAATAGTTCTGACACAATGAACACAACTTTCTCAGAATCTTCAGGATCAGGCAAACCAGAAGCTTCATTCTCGTCGTCTGGAATGACCACCTCATATGCTGCCATGACCTTCAATTCAATATACGATCGAAGCAATTAA
- the LOC119985958 gene encoding ABC transporter G family member 10 codes for MLVHLLLFFTQSHYIFLALSSLFFLPLYTHLTLPMELPVKTPDSGARQISYGLETKNLSYKLCSKWDLFNWVCFSGISKSPPKFILKDVSCEARAGEITAIAGPSGAGKTTLLEILAGKMCSSEVSGQVVVNNMPMNPTEFRRLSGYVTQDDALFPLLTVEETLMYSALLRLPGSRKEAACRVKRLMKELGLEHVAGSRIGGGSRNGISGGERRRASIGVELVHDPSCVLIDEPTSGLDSASALQIVTLLRNMANQGKTIVLTIHQPGFRILELFDKVVLLSNGYVMHNAPLSLLEERLRISGHRIPRHVNVLEYTIDVLGSLVTPGTPSMQAFSEQTNQGNIEEDQRLIISFFTAIKERPVCFKNSRFDEVLILGQRFCKNIFRTKQLFATRTIQSLVAGFLLGTIFLNIGQKQGQVSLQTQTGFFAFSLTFLLSSTTEGLPIFLEERRILMREISRGAYRVSSYILSNTLVFIPFLFMVSLLYSTPVYWLVGLRRDADGFLYFSLVVWMVVLMSNSFVACFSALVPNFIMGTSVIAGLMGSFFLFSGYFISKNNIPSYWVFMHYLSLFKYPFECFLINEYGGEPGRRRCLRIENGECILNGSGFMKQQGLIESEKWSNLAVMLAFIIGYRVMCFLILWYRCYRSRN; via the coding sequence ATGTTGGTTcatctcctccttttcttcacTCAATCTCATTACATTTTTCTTGCACTTTCTagtctttttttccttcctctctATACTCATCTCACTTTACCAATGGAATTGCCTGTGAAGACACCGGATTCCGGTGCCCGGCAAATTTCATATGGGTTAGAAACTAAAAATTTGTCCTACAAATTATGCAGCAAATGGGATTTGTTCAATTGGGTTTGCTTTAGTGGGATTTCAAAGAGTCCTCCAAAGTTCATATTGAAAGATGTGAGTTGTGAAGCTAGGGCTGGAGAGATAACTGCAATTGCCGGTCCAAGTGGAGCAGGAAAGACTACATTGCTGGAGATTCTAGCTGGGAAGATGTGTTCTAGTGAAGTGTCTGGTCAAGTGGTTGTAAACAATATGCCTATGAATCCAACAGAGTTTCGGAGATTATCCGGTTATGTCACACAAGATGATGCATTGTTTCCATTACTTACAGTTGAAGAAACATTGATGTATAGTGCTCTGCTTAGACTTCCGGGTTCGCGGAAAGAAGCTGCTTGTAGAGTGAAAAGGCTGATGAAGGAGCTTGGGTTGGAGCATGTTGCAGGTTCAAGGATTGGTGGGGGATCAAGGAATGGCATTTCTGGTGGAGAAAGGCGAAGAGCTTCAATCGGGGTCGAATTGGTTCATGACCCATCTTGTGTTCTGATAGATGAGCCTACTTCAGGTTTGGATTCAGCATCAGCACTACAAATTGTGACACTTCTTAGAAATATGGCTAATCAAGGTAAGACTATTGTTCTAACTATTCACCAACCTGGTTTTCGAATCCTCGAGCTTTTCGACAAGGTTGTTCTGCTTTCAAATGGATATGTCATGCATAATGCACCATTGTCTCTTCTTGAAGAGAGGCTAAGGATTTCCGGCCATCGAATTCCTCGCCATGTCAATGTGCTTGAATACACCATCGATGTGCTTGGAAGCTTGGTCACTCCGGGAACTCCAAGCATGCAAGCCTTTAGTGAGCAAACTAATCAAGGGAACATAGAAGAGGACCAAAGACTGATTATATCATTCTTCACTGCAATCAAAGAAAGACCGGTCTGCTTCAAAAATTCTCGATTCGATGAAGTTCTGATTCTAGGACAAAGATTTTGTAAGAACATATTCAGAACCAAACAACTCTTTGCAACAAGAACAATACAGTCATTAGTAGCAGGATTTCTGCTTGGAACCATATTCTTAAACATTGGTCAGAAACAAGGACAGGTTTCATTACAGACTCAAACTGGTTTTTTCGCATTCAGCCTGACCTTCTTGTTATCTTCAACAACAGAAGGACTTCCAATTTTCTtagaagaaagaagaattcTAATGAGAGAGATCTCAAGAGGAGCTTACAGGGTTTCTTCAtacattttatcaaacacccTTGTGTTTATTCCCTTTCTTTTCATGGTTAGTCTCCTCTACTCCACACCAGTTTATTGGCTAGTGGGTTTGAGGCGCGACGCGGAtgggtttctttatttttctctggTGGTTTGGATGGTGGTGTTGATGTCCAACTCATTTGTAGCTTGTTTCAGTGCTCTGGTGCCAAACTTCATCATGGGAACATCAGTGATTGCAGGTCTGATGGGATCATTCTTTCTCTTTTCAGGCTATTTCATATCAAAGAACAACATACCCAGTTACTGGGTTTTCATGCATTATTTGAGCTTGTTTAAGTACCCATTTGAGTGTTTCTTGATAAACGAATATGGAGGCGAGCCGGGTCGAAGAAGGTGCCTACGGATTGAGAATGGAGAGTGCATTCTCAATGGAAGTGGGTTCATGAAACAGCAGGGCTTGATAGAGTCAGAAAAGTGGAGTAATTTAGCAGTGATGTTGGCATTCATTATTGGTTATAGAGTGATGTGTTTTCTGATTCTGTGGTATAGATGTTACAGGAGTAGAAACTAG
- the LOC119985331 gene encoding UBP1-associated protein 2C-like, whose protein sequence is MDLTKKRKLEENGLVPFSDPDSATHLTLDEGRKLIERFTYDQLLSILQQAVVRHPVVLDAVRSIADPDSSQRKLFIRGLGWETTNDSLRSLFSAYGELEEAVVILDKQTGKSKGYGFVTFKHVDGAVLALREPSKKIDGRVTVTQLAAAGNSGNNSSAADISMRKIYVANVPFDMPSDKLLALFASFGEIEEGPLGFDKQTGKSRGFALFVYKTPEGAQAALVEPTKNIDGRQLICKLAIDGKKGKSGPGQVGTDAGQNSSGNLHGDGMGMVPPGGSMHGSYGGAGGAGGPGGMGPYGGFSGGPPLGHHHMNQSMGGPGLPSQATSNLGAGTSGYGAGGLGGPYGGYGGTGSSGYSGLGGAGVGAGAGSGLGGVSAAGSSLYRLPPSSVGISSGGYPESAHYSLSSTSAFPSQHLPATGTSPAPRVPSGGMYPNVPSYY, encoded by the coding sequence ATGGACCTAACCAAGAAGCGAAAGCTCGAAGAGAACGGTCTTGTACCATTCTCGGACCCCGATTCAGCAACCCATCTCACACTCGACGAGGGCCGCAAGCTCATTGAGCGATTCACATACGACCAACTGCTAAGCATCCTCCAACAGGCCGTGGTGCGACATCCTGTTGTCCTTGATGCAGTTCGGTCGATCGCCGATCCCGATAGTTCCCAGCGCAAGCTCTTTATTCGTGGCCTTGGCTGGGAAACCACCAACGATTCCCTTCGTAGCCTCTTCTCCGCCTATGGAGAACTGGAGGAGGCCGTGgttatacttgataaacaaactGGCAAGTCAAAAGGGTATGGCTTTGTGACATTTAAGCATGTAGATGGGGCCGTTCTTGCCTTGAGAGAGCCTTCCAAGAAGATTGATGGTCGCGTGACGGTGACGCAGTTGGCTGCTGCTGGGAATTCGGGGAATAATTCGAGTGCTGCGGATATTTCGATGCGGAAAATTTATGTGGCTAATGTGCCGTTTGATATGCCATCTGATAAGCTGTTGGCACTTTTTGCATCGTTCGGGGAGATTGAGGAGGGTCCCCTTGGTTTTGATAAGCAGACTGGGAAATCAAGGGGTTTTGCGCTATTTGTTTACAAAACACCTGAAGGAGCACAGGCGGCCCTGGTTGAACCGACGAAGAATATTGATGGCCGGCAGTTAATTTGCAAGTTGGCTATTGATGGGAAGAAAGGGAAGTCAGGACCTGGACAGGTTGGTACTGATGCTGGGCAGAATTCTTCAGGGAATTTACACGGAGATGGGATGGGGATGGTGCCTCCTGGAGGTTCAATGCATGGATCGTATGGCGGGGCTGGTGGAGCAGGCGGGCCTGGAGGTATGGGTCCTTATGGTGGTTTCTCTGGAGGGCCTCCTTTAGGTCATCATCATATGAACCAGTCAATGGGTGGGCCGGGTTTGCCATCCCAGGCCACTTCTAACTTGGGTGCCGGTACTAGCGGGTATGGTGCTGGAGGGCTAGGTGGGCCATATGGAGGGTACGGTGGGACTGGGTCGAGCGGATACAGTGGGTTGGGCGGTGCTGGTGTTGGCGCGGGTGCTGGTAGTGGGTTGGGCGGTGTCTCAGCTGCAGGTTCTTCCTTGTATCGGCTGCCGCCAAGCTCCGTAGGCATTTCTTCTGGTGGGTATCCAGAGAGTGCGCATTACAGCTTGTCTTCTACCTCTGCCTTTCCAAGTCAGCATCTCCCGGCAACAGGTACATCTCCAGCGCCTAGGGTTCCATCTGGAGGAATGTACCCAAATGTGCCCTCTTACTACTGA